A single window of Coleofasciculus chthonoplastes PCC 7420 DNA harbors:
- a CDS encoding interleukin-like EMT inducer domain-containing protein yields MNHNEAHLHITVQSAAYNQGNSARITVNDEEFGFDPYNRGLNVAVIHEVTGQKLGSATFDTFGDPSCAIAFTEWMESLPVGRIVAIALKDEGTVYLDERAKNACAALGAYWVYYLQFHSSWAMIGQKGATPGTATEALSDEHGVTCSRSFTLPSIFANTAAISATSAAGEYGFLTHISRNGYVIPIKGGYQRGLNVVVFEPATGKPVLSGSFDFFADASVADVFAQQIEAIPDGKIVAIALKDDASINLSQAAKDACRAIGSRLIDELQFRGAWSIVGYKGASPDAVIENLNNSGFTSVKAWMPLVIPCPTWQPQQKLQPPDLPEKGIFGSAIAMSGETAIIGARLAQVNGCPAVGSAYIFQHHNGVWTEKQKLQPSGFGHQDVFGNAVAIQGNLAIVGAYLTDSPDRPNTGSAYIFQPENGVWVEKQKLQPADLQANDCFGSAVAMGDNFAIVGAYTVDAESRPEAGSAYIFQLENGVWVEKQKLQPADLQRGDGFGGAVAISGETAIIGARLAKADGGQFAGSAYVFQLENGVWQQKQKLQPADLQYGDNFGNAIALSGEFAIIGAYGVDAQRYPDTGAAYIFQHENGVWQQKQKLQPTDLQRRHGFGCSVAIQGQVAVVGTSDAGSAYIFQLNQGTWQHKQKLYSPEVQPKDGFGYTVALSDGVVITGAHNADAQGRPYAGSAYIAFANET; encoded by the coding sequence ATGAACCATAATGAAGCCCATCTCCATATCACTGTCCAGTCGGCGGCTTATAACCAGGGAAATTCGGCTCGGATTACTGTCAATGACGAAGAATTCGGGTTTGATCCGTACAATCGCGGACTGAATGTGGCGGTTATCCATGAAGTAACGGGTCAAAAGCTGGGTAGCGCCACCTTTGATACCTTTGGTGATCCCAGTTGTGCGATCGCCTTCACCGAATGGATGGAGAGTCTGCCTGTTGGTCGAATTGTGGCGATCGCGCTGAAGGATGAGGGGACTGTCTATCTGGATGAGCGGGCGAAAAATGCTTGTGCGGCGTTGGGGGCGTATTGGGTTTATTATCTCCAGTTTCACAGTTCTTGGGCGATGATTGGTCAAAAGGGAGCGACACCGGGAACGGCGACTGAAGCGTTATCAGATGAGCATGGCGTAACCTGTTCTCGTTCCTTTACACTTCCCTCAATTTTCGCGAACACGGCGGCAATTTCGGCGACATCGGCGGCTGGAGAGTACGGCTTTTTAACGCATATTAGCCGGAATGGATATGTAATCCCAATTAAGGGGGGATATCAGCGCGGGTTAAATGTGGTAGTCTTTGAACCGGCTACTGGGAAGCCAGTGTTGAGTGGTTCGTTTGACTTCTTTGCGGATGCGTCTGTTGCTGATGTCTTTGCCCAACAGATTGAAGCGATACCCGATGGGAAAATTGTCGCGATCGCACTGAAAGATGATGCCAGTATCAATTTATCCCAAGCTGCCAAAGATGCCTGTCGCGCGATCGGTAGCCGTCTGATTGATGAATTGCAATTTCGCGGGGCTTGGTCAATTGTCGGATATAAAGGCGCATCTCCGGATGCCGTGATTGAAAATCTGAATAATTCTGGGTTCACGTCGGTTAAAGCCTGGATGCCTTTAGTTATACCCTGCCCAACTTGGCAGCCTCAACAGAAGCTACAACCCCCAGATTTACCCGAAAAAGGGATCTTTGGCAGTGCCATTGCTATGAGTGGCGAGACAGCGATTATTGGGGCGCGTTTGGCTCAAGTGAATGGTTGTCCGGCTGTGGGTAGTGCCTATATTTTCCAACACCACAACGGTGTGTGGACAGAAAAACAGAAACTGCAACCATCGGGGTTTGGGCATCAAGATGTCTTTGGCAATGCAGTGGCGATTCAGGGAAATCTGGCGATTGTGGGTGCTTATCTTACCGATTCTCCCGATCGCCCAAATACCGGAAGCGCCTATATTTTCCAACCGGAAAATGGCGTGTGGGTAGAAAAACAGAAACTCCAACCTGCTGATTTACAGGCAAATGACTGCTTCGGAAGTGCGGTAGCCATGGGTGACAATTTCGCGATCGTTGGTGCCTATACCGTAGACGCCGAAAGTCGTCCCGAAGCTGGGAGTGCCTATATCTTCCAGCTTGAGAATGGGGTGTGGGTAGAAAAACAGAAACTCCAACCTGCTGACTTACAACGCGGGGATGGGTTTGGCGGTGCAGTGGCGATTAGTGGGGAAACCGCGATCATCGGGGCGCGTCTTGCCAAAGCAGATGGCGGTCAATTTGCTGGGAGTGCTTATGTGTTCCAGTTAGAAAATGGGGTATGGCAGCAAAAACAGAAACTACAACCCGCTGACTTACAATATGGGGATAATTTCGGGAATGCGATCGCGCTCAGTGGTGAATTCGCGATTATCGGTGCTTATGGTGTTGATGCCCAACGGTATCCCGATACTGGCGCTGCCTACATTTTCCAACATGAAAACGGGGTGTGGCAACAAAAACAGAAGCTGCAACCCACTGACTTACAACGTCGCCATGGCTTCGGCTGTTCTGTCGCCATTCAGGGACAAGTGGCTGTCGTCGGGACTTCCGATGCTGGAAGCGCCTACATTTTCCAACTCAATCAGGGAACATGGCAGCACAAACAGAAATTATACTCTCCGGAGGTACAACCCAAAGACGGGTTTGGGTATACCGTTGCCCTAAGTGATGGAGTTGTCATCACCGGAGCGCATAATGCAGATGCTCAAGGGCGCCCTTATGCGGGTAGTGCTTACATCGCATTTGCCAACGAAACGTGA
- the ltrA gene encoding group II intron reverse transcriptase/maturase: protein MSKASLKTTMEWKAIPWQKLERKVYKLQKRIYRASQRGDVKMTRRLQKMLMKSWAAKCLSVRRVTQDNQGKKTAGVDGVKSLTPKQRLILVENLKLCSKVAPTRRVWIPKPGKEEKRPLGIPTMKDRALQALVKLALEPEWEARFEANSYGFRPGRSCHDAVQAIYDTIRFKGKYVLDADIAKCFDQIDHKALLRKLNTFPTIRRQIRAWLKGGVMDAKQLFPTTEGTPQGGVISPLLANIALHGMENLIKRVFPKRGYSENGVKKTFYPPSVIRYADDFVILHEDLTIVQSGKDIIQEWLKDMGLELKPSKTRLAHTLNPYEQEQPGFDFLGFNIRQYKVGKYHSGKDKYGRALGIKPIITPSKDKQKVHYEQIAEVINAHRNAPQVALIKKLNPIIRGWANYYATQVSKVAYCDQDYLMYQKLRAWAKRRHPKKSGGWVSKKYWQSIDGDNWVFATRQKGNNPTRLLKHSETPIKRYVKVKGESSPYNGNLVYWSSRMGNNPEMPKTLATLLKKQKGKCTHCGLIFRENDVMEVDHRIPKSQGGKDFYDNWQLLHRHCHDTKTVTDGSLGNQSGCNSAKPKLTKRLERVEDKWVMRYA, encoded by the coding sequence ATGTCTAAAGCGAGTTTAAAGACTACGATGGAATGGAAGGCAATACCCTGGCAAAAACTAGAGCGTAAAGTCTACAAGTTGCAGAAGAGAATCTATCGAGCCTCTCAGCGTGGCGATGTGAAAATGACTCGCAGACTCCAAAAGATGCTGATGAAGTCCTGGGCAGCAAAATGTCTCTCGGTTCGCCGGGTTACCCAAGACAATCAAGGTAAGAAGACGGCAGGTGTGGATGGTGTTAAGTCACTGACCCCAAAGCAACGTCTCATCTTGGTTGAAAATCTAAAACTATGTTCAAAGGTCGCTCCAACCAGGCGAGTATGGATTCCCAAACCCGGAAAGGAGGAGAAAAGACCTTTAGGCATCCCGACAATGAAAGACCGAGCTTTGCAAGCACTTGTCAAACTGGCACTAGAGCCAGAATGGGAAGCGCGATTTGAAGCCAACTCATACGGTTTCAGACCCGGACGCTCATGTCACGATGCGGTTCAGGCTATATATGACACAATTAGGTTTAAGGGCAAATATGTCCTTGATGCCGATATTGCTAAATGCTTTGACCAAATCGACCATAAAGCACTGCTAAGAAAATTAAATACATTCCCTACCATACGCCGTCAAATCCGAGCATGGTTAAAAGGGGGAGTGATGGACGCAAAGCAGTTGTTTCCAACAACTGAGGGAACGCCACAGGGCGGGGTCATTTCTCCGTTACTAGCAAACATTGCCCTCCACGGGATGGAAAATCTAATCAAAAGGGTATTCCCAAAACGGGGATACTCTGAAAATGGGGTAAAGAAGACATTCTATCCTCCATCCGTGATCAGATATGCCGACGACTTCGTGATTCTCCACGAAGACTTAACCATCGTCCAAAGTGGCAAGGATATAATCCAGGAATGGTTGAAAGACATGGGTTTGGAACTAAAACCTAGCAAAACAAGACTTGCTCACACCCTCAACCCGTATGAACAAGAACAGCCAGGATTTGATTTCCTTGGCTTCAATATACGTCAATACAAAGTGGGTAAATACCACTCTGGAAAAGACAAATATGGAAGAGCGCTAGGAATAAAACCAATCATCACCCCAAGCAAGGATAAGCAGAAGGTACACTACGAACAGATTGCGGAAGTTATCAACGCCCACAGGAATGCACCACAAGTGGCGCTAATTAAGAAACTGAACCCGATTATTCGGGGATGGGCTAACTACTACGCAACACAAGTAAGTAAGGTGGCTTACTGTGACCAAGATTACCTCATGTACCAGAAGCTCAGAGCTTGGGCAAAGCGCCGACACCCCAAAAAATCCGGGGGATGGGTGTCAAAGAAGTATTGGCAATCCATAGACGGCGACAACTGGGTATTCGCAACCAGGCAAAAAGGTAATAACCCTACGCGGTTACTAAAACATAGCGAAACACCAATTAAGCGCTATGTAAAGGTTAAGGGCGAATCGTCCCCATACAACGGCAACTTGGTTTATTGGAGTTCAAGAATGGGTAACAACCCTGAAATGCCTAAGACACTGGCAACATTGTTGAAGAAGCAAAAAGGGAAATGTACTCACTGCGGATTAATTTTCCGTGAAAACGATGTGATGGAAGTTGACCACAGAATCCCTAAGTCGCAAGGTGGAAAGGATTTCTACGATAATTGGCAGCTTCTACATAGACATTGCCATGACACAAAGACCGTCACAGATGGCAGTCTCGGCAATCAATCTGGCTGTAACAGTGCCAAGCCTAAGCTCACCAAAAGGCTCGAAAGAGTCGAGGACAAATGGGTAATGAGGTATGCATGA
- a CDS encoding RNA-guided endonuclease InsQ/TnpB family protein, whose translation MHDLHLIVEEPCERKLSRTVLKTRGTGDSLAEFNNCLPEFKKVWTEYAELGSHTLQATLKRVDFTYKRFFKGLGKYPKFKAKRRYSGWTYPDKASWKALSNGPNGYLELRDLGLKIQMRGQARTWGTPTTCTIFFRNGLWYASITVQCNPTRQTGTGSIGIDLGCKDAVTLSTGEKIAKPDFIKEGHKKVKVASKRLRRKRPPNRNKKVKGSRRWKKERKQLSKVQSKIARQRENWLHKVTSDIVSGNSLIGGEQLNVKGMTRKAKKGKRKKQKAGLNRSILDVGFGLVGDLLTYKSAEAGGFYVESPTRMLKPTQRCAKCWELTPKSLADRVHVCSNPDCGHTEDRDINAAQVNEIWARGLERTSLDAELPSSTDCGSMKQLGARKRQKQRLQQSKSL comes from the coding sequence ATGCATGACTTGCACCTTATCGTTGAGGAGCCGTGTGAGAGGAAACTTTCACGCACGGTTTTGAAGACCAGGGGGACTGGTGACAGTCTCGCTGAGTTTAATAACTGTTTACCTGAGTTTAAAAAGGTTTGGACTGAGTATGCTGAATTAGGTTCCCATACGTTACAAGCTACCTTAAAGCGGGTTGATTTTACCTATAAGCGATTTTTCAAGGGATTAGGTAAGTATCCTAAGTTCAAAGCGAAGCGGCGGTATAGTGGCTGGACATATCCAGACAAAGCTAGTTGGAAGGCTTTATCTAACGGACCCAATGGTTACTTAGAACTGAGAGACCTTGGTTTAAAGATTCAAATGCGGGGTCAAGCTAGAACTTGGGGAACCCCGACTACTTGCACAATCTTTTTCAGGAATGGTTTGTGGTATGCATCAATCACCGTGCAGTGCAACCCAACTCGCCAGACGGGTACAGGTTCAATCGGGATCGACCTTGGCTGTAAAGACGCGGTGACGCTTTCAACTGGCGAGAAAATTGCTAAACCCGATTTTATTAAGGAGGGACACAAAAAGGTTAAGGTAGCCTCAAAGCGGTTAAGACGCAAGAGACCGCCGAATAGGAATAAGAAGGTCAAGGGGTCGAGGCGATGGAAAAAAGAACGTAAACAGCTCTCTAAAGTTCAGAGCAAAATAGCCCGACAACGGGAAAATTGGCTGCACAAAGTAACCAGTGATATAGTCAGCGGTAATAGCCTAATCGGTGGTGAGCAGTTAAACGTCAAGGGCATGACTCGAAAAGCAAAAAAGGGTAAGCGTAAGAAACAGAAAGCCGGATTAAATCGGTCTATTCTAGACGTTGGGTTTGGTCTAGTCGGTGATTTATTAACCTACAAATCGGCTGAGGCAGGTGGGTTTTATGTTGAGTCACCAACCCGGATGCTCAAGCCAACTCAACGGTGTGCTAAATGTTGGGAATTAACGCCTAAGAGTTTAGCTGATAGAGTTCATGTTTGCTCTAATCCTGACTGCGGTCATACCGAAGACAGAGATATCAATGCTGCCCAAGTAAATGAGATTTGGGCAAGGGGCTTGGAACGAACCTCTTTAGACGCAGAGCTGCCTAGCTCTACTGATTGTGGAAGCATGAAGCAACTAGGAGCGAGGAAGCGTCAGAAACAGCGACTTCAACAAAGTAAGTCGCTGTAG
- a CDS encoding cytochrome P450 has product MSATISPKTLPLPPGSFGLPWIGETLGFLFDPDFAVKRQRKYGSIFKTNILGRPTVVMVGADANRFILSSDMDCFSWREGWPDTFKELLGESLFVQEGEEHRRNRKLLMPAFHGKALANYLETMDSLIQEYLKKWEHLGTFTWFPELKQMTFEIASILLVGSKPGENMAQLSQWFTQLTSGLFAVPLRWRFSTYGKALAARDKLLDYIEQAVRKRQLSPAQDALGLLVQSRDEEGNALSMNELKAQTLLLLFAGHETTTSMLTSLAMALAQHEDVLAKARAEQQQFTTEGAVTFEQLKQMPYLEQVLREVERLYPPVAGGFRGVVKSFEYQGYHIPAGWQALYRIQGTHQDSEVYTNPEQFDPDRFSAERAEHKQQEFSLVGFGGGPRICLGLAFAQMEMKIFAAHLLRHYRWELLPKQNLTMDAIPTLHPRSGLQVRFGKL; this is encoded by the coding sequence ATGAGTGCAACTATTAGCCCAAAAACCTTGCCCTTACCTCCCGGTAGTTTTGGTCTACCTTGGATTGGCGAAACTCTTGGTTTTTTATTTGATCCTGATTTTGCCGTTAAACGGCAACGCAAGTATGGCTCAATTTTCAAGACTAACATCTTAGGGCGACCAACAGTTGTTATGGTGGGGGCAGATGCCAATCGCTTTATCCTCTCTTCCGATATGGATTGCTTCTCCTGGCGCGAGGGGTGGCCCGATACGTTCAAGGAACTGTTGGGAGAGTCTCTATTTGTCCAAGAAGGGGAGGAACATAGGCGTAATCGTAAGTTATTAATGCCAGCGTTTCACGGCAAAGCGTTGGCAAATTATCTAGAGACAATGGATAGCCTCATCCAGGAGTATCTCAAAAAATGGGAACATCTGGGTACGTTCACCTGGTTTCCCGAACTCAAACAGATGACATTTGAGATTGCCAGTATACTTCTTGTGGGCAGTAAACCCGGAGAAAATATGGCACAACTATCGCAGTGGTTTACGCAACTGACATCAGGTTTATTTGCCGTACCTTTACGCTGGCGCTTTTCGACTTATGGTAAGGCATTGGCAGCACGGGATAAGTTATTAGACTACATCGAACAAGCGGTGCGAAAGCGACAGCTATCCCCTGCCCAGGATGCCTTGGGGTTGCTGGTACAGAGTCGGGATGAGGAGGGAAATGCCCTCTCCATGAACGAACTCAAAGCCCAAACGCTACTGCTGTTATTTGCGGGACACGAGACAACGACATCCATGCTGACATCTTTGGCTATGGCATTGGCGCAGCATGAAGATGTGTTAGCCAAAGCGAGGGCAGAACAGCAACAATTCACAACAGAGGGTGCTGTCACCTTCGAGCAATTGAAGCAAATGCCGTACCTAGAACAGGTATTGCGGGAAGTCGAACGCCTGTATCCTCCTGTGGCTGGTGGATTTCGAGGAGTGGTGAAGTCGTTTGAGTATCAAGGCTACCACATTCCCGCAGGTTGGCAAGCCCTCTATCGCATTCAAGGCACCCATCAGGATAGTGAAGTCTATACCAATCCAGAGCAATTTGATCCCGATCGCTTTTCAGCCGAACGGGCAGAACACAAGCAACAGGAGTTTAGTTTAGTTGGTTTTGGTGGTGGACCGCGCATTTGTTTGGGACTGGCATTTGCTCAGATGGAAATGAAGATTTTTGCTGCTCATTTACTGCGTCATTATCGTTGGGAATTGCTGCCTAAGCAAAACCTGACAATGGATGCCATCCCCACTTTACATCCTCGTTCTGGGTTACAGGTAAGGTTTGGTAAGCTTTAA
- a CDS encoding pentapeptide repeat-containing protein: MLKLKSLGLSMIAASVVLGSQALASVPASLSDRRLQPDGDRLSHNENATLAHPHRETLIRGMGAIVMVAGGVFLLLNFRRTNRNTKTADLSGADLSGADLINANLSGTNLSGANLINANLSGADLSSANLSGADLINANLSGTNLRGANLRYANLSGVNLRYANLSCANLKYANLSDADLNCTLLSDANLSDANLSGALLFFVNSREVQNLEPLQLQAQHKPFLCNVALPSYSHQPKVNPNRDCDRIPQLLSDRYNISLEEAQGIVNEARQHRWD, from the coding sequence ATGCTCAAACTCAAATCACTAGGCTTATCCATGATTGCTGCCTCAGTTGTCTTAGGCAGTCAAGCCCTTGCGTCGGTTCCTGCGTCTCTCTCTGATCGTAGACTTCAGCCGGATGGCGATCGCCTATCCCACAACGAGAACGCAACCCTTGCTCACCCACACCGTGAAACCCTCATCAGGGGTATGGGGGCGATTGTGATGGTTGCCGGTGGAGTCTTCCTGTTGCTCAATTTTCGCAGGACCAACAGAAATACAAAAACAGCCGACCTCAGCGGTGCCGACCTCAGTGGTGCCGACCTCATCAATGCCAATCTCAGTGGTACCAACCTCAGCGGTGCCAACCTCATCAATGCCAATCTCAGTGGTGCCGACCTCAGTAGTGCCAACCTCAGCGGTGCTGACCTTATCAATGCCAATCTCAGTGGTACCAACCTCAGGGGTGCCAACCTCAGATATGCCAACCTCAGCGGTGTCAACCTCAGATATGCCAACCTCAGTTGTGCCAACCTCAAATATGCTAATCTCAGCGATGCCGACCTCAACTGTACCTTACTCAGCGATGCCAACCTCAGCGATGCTAACCTCAGTGGCGCCTTGCTATTTTTTGTAAATTCACGCGAAGTTCAGAATCTTGAACCGCTTCAACTACAGGCGCAACATAAGCCTTTTTTATGTAATGTTGCACTGCCTTCCTACTCCCATCAACCAAAAGTGAATCCCAATCGCGACTGCGATCGCATTCCCCAACTTTTGAGCGATCGCTACAATATTTCACTCGAAGAGGCTCAAGGGATAGTCAATGAAGCTCGACAACACCGATGGGACTAA
- a CDS encoding DUF2235 domain-containing protein gives MKRLVVCCDGTWQKLTSPYPTNVVKIAQAIKATCSQDIPQLIFYDEGIGTENPFAKILGGAFGKGIDQNIQDGYRFLCLNYEPGDEIYLFGFSRGAYTVRSLAGMIFNSGLLPREKIRKAPEAYENYRSRKGEDKPDAYKMEKFRQENKAEQVPITLLACWDTVGSLGIPDLSPLFAFDQQINQKYAFHDTSLSPIIKNALHAVAIDEQRQVFYVTPMQKSRRSEYKGQPVDQFLRQVWFPGVHGSVGGGSQEQAGLSDGALLWMIESIEQLRQQQRLGLELDPTVIEYGIHPDPTIMFSNEPQSFIGRLTLKTGRKIRDVSDDFDDLHESVKQRWQKVFDYRPANLEKFKSLLDKYGEM, from the coding sequence ATGAAGCGTCTAGTTGTTTGTTGTGACGGAACCTGGCAAAAACTAACGAGTCCTTATCCGACCAATGTGGTTAAAATTGCCCAAGCGATTAAAGCAACCTGTAGTCAAGATATTCCCCAGCTTATTTTTTATGATGAGGGCATTGGAACAGAAAACCCATTTGCCAAGATTTTGGGTGGGGCGTTTGGTAAAGGCATTGATCAAAACATACAAGACGGCTATCGCTTTCTTTGCTTAAACTATGAACCCGGTGATGAAATTTATTTGTTTGGGTTCAGTCGCGGTGCTTATACCGTTCGCAGTTTAGCGGGAATGATCTTTAACTCAGGGCTATTACCGCGAGAAAAGATCCGCAAAGCGCCTGAGGCTTACGAGAACTATCGCTCCCGTAAGGGTGAGGATAAACCCGATGCCTACAAGATGGAAAAGTTTCGCCAAGAAAATAAGGCTGAGCAAGTTCCGATTACACTGCTTGCCTGCTGGGATACCGTTGGTTCTCTAGGAATCCCTGATTTATCGCCGCTTTTTGCCTTTGACCAACAAATTAACCAGAAATACGCCTTCCACGATACCTCATTGAGTCCGATTATTAAGAATGCCCTACATGCTGTTGCTATTGATGAGCAGCGTCAGGTTTTCTATGTCACACCCATGCAGAAAAGCCGCAGGAGCGAATATAAGGGTCAACCTGTGGATCAATTCTTACGTCAAGTTTGGTTTCCCGGCGTTCACGGATCAGTAGGCGGTGGCTCTCAAGAACAAGCTGGTTTATCCGATGGAGCGTTGCTGTGGATGATTGAATCCATTGAGCAATTGCGTCAGCAACAACGTTTGGGATTGGAACTTGATCCAACCGTCATCGAATATGGGATTCACCCTGATCCAACTATCATGTTCAGCAATGAACCGCAGAGTTTTATCGGTCGATTAACATTAAAAACTGGACGCAAGATTCGCGACGTTAGTGATGACTTTGATGATCTGCATGAGAGTGTTAAACAACGTTGGCAAAAAGTTTTCGATTACCGACCTGCAAATCTGGAAAAATTTAAATCCCTGTTAGATAAATACGGAGAGATGTAG
- a CDS encoding alpha/beta hydrolase yields MITPTADQIAKTKKSIENYYISWISYPYKREGVAPFYQMHEPGESIRGTVMIFHGFSAKPMQMFLVGDYLFRNGFNIYQIPLAGHAFIPPDSYWPQVDLKPEFRDPLRDEVRKDAVLDLFLSNRDNKSQGQFQRLTTFQKMALIGRIIKMAPQLLDMALAIERPNDPDFDRYFTSSHMNYLTDAQERLAELDAMPGPIYTLGLSVGGAVALGLAASRPDRIKKVVAYAPLLEVSNEINERYINLTGPLDLREFSWEQNVSFPVGCLTAANRFGAFVRSDKNREALEKIPTFLVLTENEDAADLKTNQRFFDQLGGKDKGHHYYLYPASDLVPHPMVDPTEVSQGMTNRFWKSLYQETFRFLTTGEVDADNMSNLEEAPDLPPMPTYS; encoded by the coding sequence ATGATTACTCCAACGGCTGATCAAATTGCTAAAACCAAAAAATCAATTGAAAACTACTACATTTCTTGGATATCTTATCCATACAAACGTGAAGGAGTTGCTCCATTTTATCAGATGCATGAACCGGGAGAATCAATTCGTGGAACAGTGATGATCTTTCACGGCTTTTCAGCTAAACCGATGCAAATGTTTCTGGTGGGTGACTACCTCTTCCGCAACGGGTTCAATATTTATCAAATTCCTTTGGCGGGTCATGCGTTTATTCCACCCGATAGTTATTGGCCCCAAGTTGACCTCAAGCCAGAATTTCGTGATCCCCTCCGTGATGAAGTCCGAAAAGATGCTGTTTTAGACCTTTTCTTGTCCAATCGTGATAATAAATCCCAAGGGCAATTTCAACGATTGACCACGTTTCAGAAGATGGCGCTGATTGGTCGGATCATCAAAATGGCACCCCAGCTATTGGATATGGCATTGGCAATTGAGCGACCCAATGACCCCGATTTTGATCGTTATTTCACGTCGTCTCATATGAATTATTTGACCGATGCACAGGAACGTTTGGCAGAATTGGATGCGATGCCAGGACCGATTTATACCCTGGGACTCTCTGTCGGTGGTGCCGTTGCCCTCGGACTAGCAGCGTCTCGACCGGATCGAATTAAAAAGGTGGTGGCTTATGCTCCGCTTTTGGAAGTGTCTAATGAAATTAATGAGCGTTACATTAACCTCACGGGTCCCTTAGACTTGAGGGAATTTTCTTGGGAACAAAATGTTAGTTTTCCGGTGGGCTGTTTGACCGCTGCTAACCGTTTTGGTGCTTTTGTTCGGAGTGATAAAAACCGAGAAGCGTTAGAGAAGATTCCTACATTTTTGGTATTAACCGAGAACGAAGACGCGGCTGATCTCAAAACTAACCAGAGATTCTTTGACCAATTAGGTGGGAAAGACAAAGGACACCACTACTATCTCTATCCAGCGAGTGACCTTGTGCCTCATCCTATGGTAGACCCGACAGAAGTGAGTCAGGGAATGACGAATCGTTTCTGGAAGAGTTTGTATCAGGAAACCTTCCGCTTCTTGACGACAGGAGAGGTTGATGCGGATAACATGAGCAACCTTGAGGAAGCACCGGATTTACCGCCGATGCCGACTTATTCGTAA
- a CDS encoding SCP2 sterol-binding domain-containing protein, with protein sequence MTNNEQLAQWLYRLVEILRSQGNSTWRRLVQTVSGKTAVIELDGTQLQLWAQGDEPLQVSIESLTEPQPVHFCSDAETLRDIITGSVTLDAAVMSGKIYVRGDLPDLLGINQVVMGILADSAINLQLQRLWNDFDHLWFHPPSPPPCQSLDQQKPSCGYLINQIPADVLNIEVD encoded by the coding sequence ATGACAAATAATGAACAGTTAGCTCAATGGTTATATCGCCTTGTAGAAATCCTGCGTAGCCAAGGAAATTCGACATGGCGCAGGTTGGTTCAGACTGTTTCGGGCAAAACGGCTGTCATTGAACTAGATGGAACTCAGTTGCAACTGTGGGCGCAGGGAGATGAGCCGTTGCAGGTTAGCATCGAATCCTTGACAGAACCCCAACCCGTTCACTTTTGCAGCGATGCTGAAACCCTGAGAGATATCATTACGGGTTCTGTAACATTGGATGCGGCGGTAATGAGTGGCAAAATTTATGTTAGGGGTGATTTACCCGACTTACTGGGTATCAATCAGGTCGTCATGGGCATTTTAGCCGACAGTGCGATTAATTTACAGTTACAACGCCTCTGGAACGACTTTGATCACCTCTGGTTCCATCCCCCCTCTCCTCCCCCTTGTCAATCCCTTGACCAACAAAAACCATCCTGTGGTTATCTGATCAACCAAATACCCGCCGATGTACTCAACATTGAAGTGGATTGA